In Erigeron canadensis isolate Cc75 chromosome 1, C_canadensis_v1, whole genome shotgun sequence, a single window of DNA contains:
- the LOC122590281 gene encoding serine/threonine-protein phosphatase 7 long form homolog, which produces MQDGVADEVVIWGLPIQGPPVCGKWVTETRNVEYWKNLCQEYLGIYPEDDDLRKGRMKFNRLAGTITFEHWDPNDDERCQQMARRVILALIGSQLFPDSNSYDVSLNYLPFLGDLSIAGRRSWGSATLCCLYRNLSKGTWPTRQGIDGPLLLLQYWAWERFPRIAPRVTPFKLDDGEEEEVYEYGSCLANKWCGDHSNRDTPGHCIISFRSFFNALTPDQFEWTPYTNFINILPASCKTGRSIWRYMGPLICWEEVEFHLADRVARQFGLIQAIPDNDALVAPA; this is translated from the exons ATGCAAGATGGTGTGGCCGACGAGGTT GTGATATGGGGTTTACCCATACAGGGACCACCGGTGTGTGGTAAGTGGGTTACAGAGACCCGAAATGTTGAGTATTGGAAGAATTTGTGTCAGGAGTATCTGGGTATTTACCCGGAAGATGACGACTTGCGCAAAGGTCGGATGAAGTTTAATCGGTTGGCGGGTACGATTACTTTTGAACATTGGGACCCGAATGATGACGAGCGTTGCCAACAAATGGCTAGACGGGTTATTCTAGCTCTTATTGGTTCGCAGCTTTTTCCTGATTCTAACAGCTATGATGTTAGTCTTAACTATTTGCCGTTTCTGGGAGACCTGAGCATAGCGGGTCGAAGGAGCTGGGGTTCAGCGACCCTTTGTTGTTTGTATAGGAATTTGTCTAAGGGGACTTGGCCTACTAGACAAGGCATTGATGGACCCTTGTTGTTGTTGCAGTACTGGGCGTGGGAAAGATTTCCACGCATTGCCCCACGAGTCACGCCATTCAAACTGGATGacggagaagaagaagaggtgtATGAATACGGAAGCTGTTTAGCAAACAAGTGGTGTGGAGACCACTCAAATCGTGATACACCGGGACACTGTATAATTTCGTTTCGTTCTTTTTTCAATGCGCTAACACCTGACCAg TTCGAATGGACTCCGTATAccaacttcatcaacatactcCCCGCGAGTTGTAAGACTGGGCGAAGCATATGGAGATACATGGGCCCCTTGATTTGTTGGGAGGAAGTGGAGTTCCATCTAGCAGATAGAGTTGCTAGACAGTTCGGCTTGATACAAGCCATTCCTGATAATGATGCTTTGGTGGCCCCAGCATAG
- the LOC122590289 gene encoding dual specificity protein phosphatase 1-like, with protein MVYLRENLYLGDIIAANEVLLGRSKQKITHILSVLTELNPVPSKEIRTVYKDGWPCSGKKIHYVLENAGHDLKVLRMVVPLKDSKRQNLLDNLDVCLDFIDRGRKNGSVLVHCLAGISRSASVITAYLMRTERLSVKDALASLRQSKPSVNPNRGFLRQLAMFEEMGFKVDHSSPVYKNFRWKVLGPRGVLSSWLLDVWRKFSRQILNRISWTRDGSSHRMHA; from the coding sequence ATGGTATACTTGCGTGAGAATCTGTATCTCGGAGATATCATTGCAGCCAATGAAGTGCTTCTTGGTCGCAGCAAACAAAAAATCACCCATATTTTATCAGTTTTGACGGAATTGAACCCTGTTCCCTCCAAAGAGATCCGTACAGTCTACAAGGATGGGTGGCCGTGTTCGGGTAAAAAGATTCATTATGTGTTGGAAAATGCAGGTCATGATCTGAAGGTATTGAGGATGGTTGTGCCTCTGAAGGACAGCAAGAGACAGAATTTGCTCGATAATTTGGACGTTTGTTTGGATTTTATTGACCGGGGTAGGAAAAATGGGTCGGTTTTGGTGCATTGTTTAGCAGGTATATCGAGAAGTGCATCCGTTATCACTGCCTACTTGATGAGAACAGAACGGCTTTCTGTGAAAGATGCACTCGCGTCGTTACGCCAAAGCAAGCCATCTGTAAACCCTAATAGAGGTTTTTTACGGCAGTTGGCTATGTTTGAAGAGATGGGGTTCAAGGTTGATCATTCAAGCCCTGTTTACAAAAATTTTCGTTGGAAGGTTTTAGGCCCACGAGGAGTCTTGAGTTCGTGGCTTTTGGACGTATGGCGCAAATTTTCTAGGCAAATACTGAACCGGATCAGCTGGACTCGTGATGGAAGTTCCCATCGGATGCATGCATAG